The Haloarcula sp. H-GB4 genome segment TGGGCGTTGGTTTCTTTGCCGTCTATGTTTACTACGAGTTTCAGACGGCGGCGGGTCGACCCTACCGGCAACGGGGCGTCACTCGGCGCGGTATCACGGGTGCCACGGTCGTCCCGCTTGCGACAGTCCTGCTGTTCGGGTTCGTGGGCGAGGTGAACATCTTCGCCTCCGACGACGTGCTCAGGGCCGTCGGCTACGCGACTGTCGTCCTCTTGTTCGTGTTCGCCGCTGGGCTGATCGGTCTGAATATCTCTCACACGCTCGGGCGGCGGTGGCGACGACTGCACCCCGACAACGACGTGCCGACCGGGACCCTCGAATCCGGCGAGGTGGCCTGCACTGGCGAGGTGACGGCCGCCGCCGTCGGCACGGCACCGGTCACGGACCGCCGGGCTGTCTGCTGGTCGTGGCACGTCGAGGTGTTGAACCCTCACGGCGTCGGGAGCAAGGGGGACCAGTTCACCACCGTCGAGGCAGACCAGGGCGGTGTCACGTTCGCTGTCGACGACGGGACCGGGCCCGTCCTGGTCGACCCCAAGGAGGCGACGCTCGACCTGTCCTCGACGCGGGCGCTGTCCTTCGATTCCGAGGACGGGCCGCCCCCGGCGTTTCCGAACCCAGCCCCGAAAGTCGAACGGACGCACGACGACAAGCCCCGGACCTACGAGGAGTCCATCGTAGCACCGGGCGACCGGGTTGCTATCGCCGGGACCGCAAGTGAGACCGCGGACGGCCTCCTCGTCTCCGGGCCCGACGCCCACGTCGCCATCGGGTCGCTTTCGACGGTGGCCACCCGGTACCGGAACAAAGCGCTGCTGTACGGGCTGGCGGGGGTCGTCGGTGTCGGCGTCGCCGTCGACTGGCTGGCGGCGCTGTACGGCGTCTTCTGAGCATCGGGGGGCTTATCGACGACGGGGGCCGACACCAGCTATGGCCCGGTTAGTCCCGCGACGGTTCCTGCCCGCTGTTGCGTTCGCGCTGCTACTGCTTGTCGTCTCGCTGCTCCCCGCGCCCGAGGCTGGCAGGCCGATCCCGGTGCTGCTCGGCGTCGCACTCGACAAGTGGGTCCACGCCGGTAGCTACGCGGTACTCGCGTGGCTCCTTGCGCGGGCTCGTGGGAGTCGGACACTGGCCGCAGTGGTGCCAGTGGTCGCTCTCGCCGCCTGCTACGGCGGCGGCATCGAACTCCTGCAGGGACTGACCCCCTCGCGGTCACTTAGCGGAGCCGATGCGATGGCAAACGCCATCGGCGCCGTCGTCGGTGGCGGGCTCTGGGTGGCGCTAGGCAGGCCCGTCCCGACGAGAGCGCGGCGGCAGTCAGAACAGTGACCGCAGCCACGCCAGCAGCCCCCCGTTCCCGCTCAATATCGATGTGTCGCCGGACGCCGTCTCTCGCTCCTATTTCTGGCACCCGGGGTGGTCGCATAGTGCTCTCGCCATACATATGGTAGTTCTGCGGTCGCTCAACGACCGTCCCACAGTTCCGGGCACTCGTAGGCGTCTACAAGCCGTTCGTGTCGGTTTTCGACACGACCCCAGAGGTGTTGATGCTGTTGCCCCGATCGTGTTTCGTTTAGCAGCGACTGGTACGGCGAGCCAGAAAGCCCCGGCTGTTCGTACTGTATGGTCCGCAATCACACACTGCTGTCCCTCCAAACGAGACACCGACCGAACGGCGAACACAGGAGCTATACACGCCCGTCGGCAAGGACGGCGTAATGAGCAAACCGAGTCCTGAAGTCTACGAGGAGGGCAAGGGCATGGACGCCCACAACTCCGTGATGCGTGACATCCGGTCGCGCAACGACTCCACCTACGACCCTCGCGAGCCGACCCGCGTGTGGCTCGACGAGGACAACACACCTGACGGTGTCTACCAGAGCCTGACCATCATCCTGAATACCGGCGGCTGCCGGTGGGCGCGTGCCGGCGGCTGTACGATGTGTGGCTACGTCGCCGAGAGTGTCGAAGGCGGGACCGTTGCCCACGAGGACCTCATGGCTCAGATCCAGCACTGTCTGGACCACGAGAGCGAGAACAGCGACGAGCAGAGCGGCCTCATCAAGATCTACACCTCCGGGAGCTTCCTCGACGAGCGCGAAGTCCCAGCAGAGACGCGGCAGGCTATCGCCGAAACCTTCGCGGACCGCGAGCGCATCGTCGTCGAGTCGCTGCCGGATTTCGTCGACGAGGAGACCGTCGGCGACTTCGTCGATGTGGGTCTAGAGACGGACGTGGCGGTCGGCCTCGAAACCGCGACCGACCGCGTCCGACACGACTGCGTGAACAAGTACTTCGACTTTGCCGACTTCGAGGAAGCCTCCAAGGCAGCACAGGCCGCCGGTGCTGGCGTCAAGGCGTACCTGTTGATGAAGCCTCCGTTCCTCTCCGAAGCCGAGGCCGTCGAAGACATGAAGCGGTCAGTGCGACGCTGTGCGGCCGTCGACGGCTGTCACACCGTCTCGATGAACCCCTGTAACGTCCAGCGCTACACGATGGTCGAGGAACTATACCACGAGGGCGGCTACCGGCCGCCGTGGCTCTGGTCGGTCGCCGACGTGCTGGAATCGACCGCCGACGAGGATGTCATCGTCGTTTCGGACCCAGTCGGCCACGGCAGCGACCGCGGCCCGCACAACTGCGGCGAGTGTGACGACAAACTC includes the following:
- a CDS encoding archaeosine biosynthesis radical SAM protein RaSEA; this encodes MSKPSPEVYEEGKGMDAHNSVMRDIRSRNDSTYDPREPTRVWLDEDNTPDGVYQSLTIILNTGGCRWARAGGCTMCGYVAESVEGGTVAHEDLMAQIQHCLDHESENSDEQSGLIKIYTSGSFLDEREVPAETRQAIAETFADRERIVVESLPDFVDEETVGDFVDVGLETDVAVGLETATDRVRHDCVNKYFDFADFEEASKAAQAAGAGVKAYLLMKPPFLSEAEAVEDMKRSVRRCAAVDGCHTVSMNPCNVQRYTMVEELYHEGGYRPPWLWSVADVLESTADEDVIVVSDPVGHGSDRGPHNCGECDDKLQRAIKDFDLRQDPSVFEQVSCECEATWDAVIERERSYSLPLAR
- a CDS encoding VanZ family protein, whose translation is MARLVPRRFLPAVAFALLLLVVSLLPAPEAGRPIPVLLGVALDKWVHAGSYAVLAWLLARARGSRTLAAVVPVVALAACYGGGIELLQGLTPSRSLSGADAMANAIGAVVGGGLWVALGRPVPTRARRQSEQ